The following proteins are co-located in the Anser cygnoides isolate HZ-2024a breed goose chromosome 2, Taihu_goose_T2T_genome, whole genome shotgun sequence genome:
- the DEK gene encoding protein DEK → MSSVASSKEDTMSSEKADEKQPEAENKAEESDEDEEEEEEEEEEKEKSLIVEGKREKKKVDRLTMQVSSLQKEPFTITPGKGQKLCEIERIQFFLSKKKTDELRNLHKLLYNRPGTVASLKKNVGQFSGFPFEKGSDQYKKKEEMLKKFRNAMLKSICEVLDLERSGVNSELVTRILNFLMHPKSSGKPLPKSKKTPSKGGKKERSSTGTTRKAKRTKCPEILSDESSSEEDEKKEKDDSSEEKESEEEPPRKASKREKSKKMTSKPKKAVKGANVKKADSSTTKKNQNSSRKESESEDSSDDEPLIKKLKKPPTDEELKETVKKLLANANLEEVTMKQICKEVYENYPSYDLSDRKDFIKKTVKELIS, encoded by the exons ATGTCTTCTGTTGCTTCATCCAAAGAAGATACAATGTCGTCTGAGAAAGCGGACGAGAAACAACctgaagctgaaaacaaagctgaggaaagtgatgaagatgaagaggaggaagaagaggaggaagaagaaaagg aaaagaGCCTCATCGttgaaggaaaaagggagaagaagaaggtaGACCGGTTGACCATGCAAGTATCCTCATTACAAAAAGAACCTTTTACAATTACACCAG gaaaaggacaaaaacttTGCGAAATTGAAAGGATACAATTCTTTTTGAGTAAAAAGAAGACAGATGAACTTCGGAACCTGCACAAACTCCTCTACAACAGGCCAGGCACT GTTGCTTCCCTAAAGAAGAACGTGGGTCAGTTCAGTGGGTTTCCATTTGAAAAAGGAAGTGACCAAtacaagaaaaaggaggaaatgttaaaaaa ATTTAGAAATGCGATGTTGAAAAGTATCTGTGAAGTTCTTGATTTGGAGAGATCAGGAGTTAATAGTGAACTGGTAACCAGGATCTTAAACTTCTTGATGCACCCAAAATCTTCAGGCAAG CCATTGCCAAAGtccaaaaaaacaccaagcaaAGGTGGTAAAAAGGAGCGCAGTAGCACTGGaacaacaagaaaagcaaaacgcACCAAGTGTCCAGAGATCTTGTCAGATGAATCTAGCAGTgaggaagatgaaaagaaagaaaaggatgacTCTTcggaagaaaaggaaagtgaagAGGAG cCCCCTAGAAAAGcatccaaaagagaaaaatctaaaaagaTGACTTCCAAACCCAAGAAAGCTGTGAAGGGTGCTAATGTCAAGAAGGCTGATAGCAGCACTACTAAAAAGAATCAGAACAGTTCTAGAAAAG AAAGTGAGTCTGAGGATAGTTCAGATGATGAacctttaattaaaaagctgaagaaaccACCCACAGATGAAGAACTAAAGGAAACTGTCAAGAAATTGCTGGCCAATGCAAACTTGGAGGAGGTCACAATGAAACAAATTTGCAAGGAG gtgtaTGAAAACTATCCTAGTTATGATTTGTCTGACAGAAaagacttcattaaaaaaacagtcAAAGAG TTGATTTCATGA